In a single window of the Campylobacter iguaniorum genome:
- a CDS encoding autotransporter outer membrane beta-barrel domain-containing protein has product MVSKTDVKNYDFLEFSLKGKFDSEYINTNANYIYNAYTKDGFSVAPFFDVNYLYSKADDHELDTMIGDERFYQYFSDFRQKTLLASAGVGFTQELNKLSLYFAPRIQQEIINDGSEFVSHFGGSRFSIDPDDKKDMYLALSLGVNLYVNDRLSLGFNINGKQKISNRDKEYQNINGMLKVKYNY; this is encoded by the coding sequence ATGGTATCAAAGACAGATGTAAAAAACTACGACTTTTTGGAGTTTAGTTTAAAAGGTAAATTTGATAGTGAATATATAAATACAAATGCAAACTATATCTACAACGCCTATACTAAAGACGGCTTTAGCGTAGCTCCATTTTTTGATGTAAACTATCTATATTCTAAGGCTGATGATCACGAGCTAGATACTATGATAGGAGATGAAAGATTTTATCAGTATTTCTCAGACTTTAGACAAAAGACTCTTTTGGCAAGTGCTGGAGTTGGATTTACTCAGGAGCTAAATAAGTTGAGTTTATACTTCGCTCCACGTATTCAACAAGAGATTATAAATGACGGAAGTGAGTTTGTAAGCCATTTTGGTGGAAGTAGGTTTAGCATAGATCCAGATGACAAAAAAGATATGTATTTGGCTCTTAGTTTAGGCGTGAATTTGTATGTAAATGATAGGCTTAGTCTAGGATTTAATATAAATGGTAAGCAAAAGATAAGTAATAGAGATAAAGAGTATCAAAATATAAATGGTATGCTAAAAGTGAAGTATAACTATTAG
- a CDS encoding glutamate-5-semialdehyde dehydrogenase, whose product MEKLLNDLKKSSKYLQKIGQKNRVNLILEISNQIKKNIKNIIEANLIDLQNAKSLSQAMQNRLKFDENTINLLCKSLEDIANLKEVIGVINDGWEAKSGIKIQKISIPIGNICAIYESRPNVTAEVAALCIKSANGCVLKGGKEARNTNSAIMQSINQAYETLNLPKSVLFLDIDRSEVEKLIKMDEYLDLIVPRGGENLVKFVSQNATVPVLKHDKGVCHIYVDKSADLSKAINICVNAKCSRPSACNAAETVLIHQSIVNEFLPLLKAGLDKFDVEIFGCQKVANILPCTLANEASWDREYLDFKLNLKIVENLEEAMEHINLHSSGHSEAIISEDYSSCEQFLSLVDSACVYANASTRFSDGGEFGFGAEVGISTNKLHARGPVGLKELTTYKYIIRGNGEIR is encoded by the coding sequence ATGGAAAAATTATTAAATGATCTGAAAAAGTCATCAAAATATTTGCAAAAAATCGGGCAAAAAAATAGAGTAAATTTGATACTAGAAATCTCAAATCAAATCAAAAAAAATATAAAAAACATCATTGAAGCAAATTTAATTGATCTACAAAATGCAAAATCTTTAAGCCAAGCTATGCAAAACAGGCTTAAATTTGATGAAAATACTATAAATTTGCTCTGCAAATCACTAGAAGATATAGCAAATTTAAAAGAAGTCATCGGCGTGATAAATGATGGCTGGGAAGCAAAAAGCGGGATAAAAATACAAAAAATCTCAATTCCTATCGGCAATATTTGTGCGATCTATGAAAGCCGCCCAAATGTCACAGCTGAAGTCGCAGCATTATGTATCAAAAGCGCAAATGGTTGCGTTTTAAAAGGCGGAAAAGAGGCTAGAAACACAAATTCAGCAATAATGCAAAGCATAAATCAAGCTTACGAAACTCTAAATTTGCCAAAAAGCGTTTTGTTTTTAGACATAGATAGAAGTGAAGTAGAAAAACTCATCAAAATGGATGAATATCTTGATTTAATCGTCCCAAGAGGTGGCGAAAATCTAGTCAAATTTGTATCCCAAAACGCCACTGTGCCAGTGTTAAAGCATGATAAAGGCGTCTGTCACATATACGTGGATAAATCTGCTGATTTATCTAAAGCCATAAATATTTGCGTAAATGCCAAATGCTCTCGCCCTTCAGCTTGCAACGCCGCTGAGACCGTGCTAATTCATCAAAGCATTGTAAATGAGTTTTTGCCACTTTTAAAGGCTGGTTTGGATAAATTTGATGTGGAGATTTTTGGGTGTCAAAAAGTAGCAAATATCTTGCCTTGCACCCTTGCAAATGAAGCTAGCTGGGATAGGGAATATCTTGATTTCAAGCTAAATTTAAAAATAGTTGAAAACTTAGAAGAGGCAATGGAGCATATCAATTTACACAGTTCAGGGCATTCTGAAGCAATAATCAGCGAAGATTACAGCTCTTGCGAGCAGTTTTTGAGCCTTGTCGATAGTGCTTGCGTTTATGCCAATGCTTCAACACGTTTTAGCGATGGTGGGGAGTTTGGCTTTGGGGCTGAAGTAGGAATCAGCACAAACAAGCTTCACGCAAGAGGACCTGTGGGACTAAAAGAGCTTACCACTTATAAATACATAATCCGTGGAAATGGCGAAATAAGATAA
- a CDS encoding NAD(P)-binding domain-containing protein has protein sequence MENIYDAIVIGGGPFGIATVVEAKRKGFQNVLLLEKGDNHSQTIRKFYKDGKRVDKVYKGLDSDTKGSVEFFDGTKESTLNYFDKLLDDGKIDALFNCEVEGIKKTGEIFDVHTAKGSFKTKYVMIGIGKMGKPNKPEYKIPPSLNQVVNFNLNGCNCGEEILVVGGGNSAAEYAVELSKCNKVTLCYRKEKFTRLNEINETSVFEYANAGKLKLKLGLDVVGLDNENGLVKVNFNDGSSQIYDRIIYAIGGSTPVDFLQKCGIEMNSDSQPILDENLQTKTLGLFVGGDIASRTGGSIVVALNDAHKVISYIIK, from the coding sequence ATGGAAAATATATATGATGCAATCGTGATTGGTGGAGGACCTTTTGGTATCGCCACTGTTGTTGAGGCCAAACGAAAAGGCTTCCAAAACGTCCTTTTACTAGAAAAAGGTGATAATCACTCTCAAACTATTCGTAAATTTTACAAAGACGGCAAGAGGGTTGATAAGGTCTATAAAGGGCTTGATAGCGATACAAAAGGTAGCGTTGAGTTTTTTGATGGGACAAAAGAAAGCACGCTAAACTACTTTGATAAGCTTCTTGATGATGGTAAGATAGATGCACTTTTCAACTGCGAAGTTGAGGGGATCAAAAAGACTGGCGAGATTTTTGACGTGCATACTGCAAAAGGTAGCTTCAAAACAAAATATGTGATGATAGGTATCGGCAAAATGGGCAAACCAAACAAGCCAGAGTACAAAATCCCGCCTTCACTAAATCAAGTGGTAAATTTCAACCTAAATGGCTGTAACTGTGGCGAAGAGATTTTGGTCGTGGGTGGTGGAAACTCTGCTGCTGAGTACGCTGTGGAACTTAGTAAATGCAACAAAGTAACGCTATGCTATAGAAAAGAAAAATTCACAAGATTAAATGAGATTAACGAAACTAGCGTTTTTGAATACGCAAACGCTGGCAAACTAAAACTAAAACTTGGCTTAGATGTAGTTGGCTTAGACAATGAAAACGGCCTTGTAAAAGTCAATTTCAACGACGGATCAAGCCAAATATATGATAGAATTATATATGCAATTGGTGGCTCAACTCCTGTTGATTTCTTACAAAAATGCGGTATAGAGATGAATAGCGACTCTCAACCTATCTTAGATGAAAATCTTCAAACAAAAACTCTAGGGCTTTTTGTCGGTGGAGATATCGCTAGTAGGACTGGTGGAAGTATCGTTGTGGCGTTAAATGACGCTCATAAAGTGATTAGTTATATTATAAAATAA
- a CDS encoding GumC domain-containing protein: protein MKKVVSNLLIIGGILLTGCNESQSKNSSNNLYLKFENLPADEQDRYISKDELDKFGQYFTVSSYEKELVSSGEPINGDINELKAMIETLRQKNRLLFEDNAELIGKNWAMLNKFREQKTAFDDEKKLVISKNLEDMNDAENQHYKNINDLTKKINDLQKENISNIKSYEAKVVALQNELDNYKNKLKETSLSFDDRLINATRDERMNSSALAEKNRYLNEEIKALKESMKAQISKLEAQILDQKSKMDLLKQINFEDSNKLNDLLAAHTNEIIELQNKNAKELNELKNTILAQKKEYLDELNAKSGEFLKLKKEYEEYKVSSQRGLESAKLSVQKEQKEITQNIIQKVQNDYNRIIFEQNATIGSLKDQISALESKFKVEISKKDEEYSKSLEELKIKAMSLKNAEDKKSKNLQKEVDELKSNLGAKDSQILSLNQKINEIKNAKLDPKTGQNYEILNSTITNLKSQNEELKNRLNSFDNEAKKLVDEEKKRAKQNGDLLIKYYENRISDIKNQEELILKNSFNIEDKKLVFEMVCDDLSGGKLSTACEKKLNELFKKYDEKYFYEITPVVAKFEYLSSENSDLININLQNFKSSKDALKLARKVILDKFGNGANLSYSNQTIFVKNGYGFGLKVYK, encoded by the coding sequence GTGAAAAAGGTAGTTTCAAATTTACTTATTATTGGTGGGATTTTGCTTACTGGATGCAATGAGTCGCAGAGCAAAAATAGCTCAAATAATCTATATCTTAAATTTGAAAACCTACCAGCAGACGAACAAGACAGATATATAAGCAAAGATGAGCTTGACAAATTTGGTCAGTATTTCACTGTTTCTAGCTATGAAAAAGAGCTAGTAAGCAGTGGAGAGCCGATAAATGGTGATATCAATGAGCTTAAAGCTATGATTGAGACACTAAGGCAAAAAAATAGGTTGTTGTTTGAAGATAATGCTGAACTTATTGGCAAAAACTGGGCTATGCTAAATAAATTTAGGGAGCAAAAAACAGCATTTGACGATGAGAAAAAGCTTGTTATTTCAAAAAATTTAGAAGATATGAATGACGCTGAAAACCAGCACTACAAAAACATAAATGATCTAACCAAAAAGATAAATGACCTTCAAAAAGAAAATATTTCCAATATCAAATCGTATGAAGCTAAGGTCGTCGCACTACAAAATGAGCTTGATAACTACAAAAACAAGCTAAAAGAAACAAGCCTTAGCTTCGATGATAGGCTTATAAATGCTACCAGAGATGAGCGTATGAATAGCTCTGCTTTGGCTGAGAAAAATCGCTATCTAAACGAAGAAATAAAGGCTTTAAAAGAGTCTATGAAAGCTCAAATTTCAAAGCTAGAAGCTCAAATTTTAGACCAAAAATCAAAAATGGATCTGCTAAAACAGATAAATTTTGAAGACTCAAATAAGCTAAATGATCTCTTAGCAGCTCATACAAATGAGATTATCGAGCTTCAAAACAAAAATGCAAAAGAGTTAAATGAGCTAAAAAACACAATCTTGGCACAAAAAAAAGAGTATTTGGATGAGTTAAATGCCAAAAGTGGCGAGTTTTTGAAGCTTAAAAAAGAGTATGAAGAATATAAAGTAAGCTCTCAAAGAGGGCTAGAATCTGCAAAATTAAGCGTCCAAAAGGAGCAAAAAGAGATAACTCAAAATATAATCCAAAAAGTCCAGAATGACTACAATAGAATAATTTTTGAACAAAATGCTACAATAGGAAGTTTGAAAGATCAAATTTCAGCTTTGGAATCTAAGTTTAAAGTAGAAATATCAAAAAAAGATGAAGAATACTCAAAATCCCTTGAAGAGCTGAAAATCAAGGCAATGTCTTTGAAAAATGCCGAAGATAAAAAGAGCAAAAATCTTCAAAAAGAAGTTGATGAGCTAAAGTCAAATTTGGGTGCAAAAGATAGCCAAATACTCTCTTTAAACCAAAAAATAAATGAGATAAAAAATGCAAAACTAGATCCAAAAACAGGGCAAAATTATGAGATTTTAAACTCCACTATCACAAATCTAAAATCACAAAATGAAGAGCTAAAAAATAGGCTTAACTCTTTTGATAATGAGGCAAAAAAACTAGTTGATGAAGAGAAAAAAAGAGCCAAACAAAACGGCGATTTGCTAATAAAATACTATGAAAATAGGATAAGCGATATCAAAAATCAAGAGGAATTAATCCTAAAAAATAGCTTTAATATAGAAGATAAAAAGCTTGTTTTTGAGATGGTTTGCGATGATTTATCTGGGGGTAAACTAAGCACGGCTTGCGAGAAAAAGCTTAATGAACTATTTAAAAAATATGATGAAAAATACTTTTATGAAATAACTCCAGTTGTGGCTAAATTTGAGTATTTAAGCTCTGAAAATAGTGATCTTATAAATATAAATTTGCAAAACTTTAAATCCAGCAAAGACGCCTTAAAACTAGCGCGCAAGGTGATTTTGGATAAATTTGGTAATGGGGCAAATTTATCTTACTCAAATCAAACTATTTTTGTCAAAAATGGCTATGGATTTGGTTTAAAAGTTTATAAATGA
- a CDS encoding tRNA1(Val) (adenine(37)-N6)-methyltransferase produces the protein MILYQLENGYRYNSDTLFLYDFISKNRLSGNVLDAGCGCGILGLLLKNDFKNIALTGLDIQAINTQITKFNAKQNNLDVTTICANFNEFKSEIKFDIVVSNPPFYSDDIPKSQNEHINLSRYSQSLDLRDMLRSVNAIIKPKGSFYFCYDARRICEVMQGLCEFKFNLTKLRFVHAKANSASKLALFEAKKSSKSKCEILPSLVMFDGENYGKEASEIFAKSNTKSEIYKC, from the coding sequence ATGATTTTATACCAGCTTGAAAATGGGTATCGCTACAACAGCGACACCTTGTTTTTATATGATTTTATAAGCAAAAATAGGCTTAGTGGAAATGTCCTTGACGCTGGGTGCGGGTGCGGGATTTTGGGATTGCTTCTCAAAAATGATTTTAAAAATATCGCTCTTACTGGCCTTGATATTCAAGCGATAAATACCCAAATAACCAAATTTAACGCTAAGCAAAACAACCTTGATGTGACGACTATTTGTGCTAATTTTAATGAGTTTAAAAGTGAGATTAAATTTGACATTGTGGTTTCAAATCCGCCATTTTACAGCGACGATATACCAAAAAGCCAAAATGAGCATATAAACTTAAGCAGATACAGCCAGAGCCTTGATCTTAGGGATATGCTTAGAAGTGTGAATGCTATCATAAAGCCAAAAGGAAGCTTTTATTTTTGTTATGATGCAAGGCGGATTTGTGAGGTTATGCAAGGACTTTGTGAGTTTAAGTTTAACCTAACAAAGCTTAGATTTGTCCATGCAAAAGCTAATAGCGCATCCAAACTTGCTCTTTTTGAAGCCAAAAAAAGCTCAAAATCAAAATGCGAAATATTGCCAAGTTTGGTTATGTTTGATGGTGAGAATTACGGCAAAGAAGCTAGTGAAATTTTTGCAAAATCAAATACTAAAAGTGAGATTTATAAATGCTAA
- a CDS encoding YkgJ family cysteine cluster protein: MLKEDGFSYCFDPQKCQSCGGKCCTGENGYIWIDEDEMSKLSRYLDLDIANFKSIFTYQVGVRFSLKEKEYNGGFACVFFNEKDLNCGIYEYRPKQCKTFPFWNYFKKNYNELEKECIGVKQL; the protein is encoded by the coding sequence ATGCTAAAAGAAGATGGATTTTCTTATTGTTTTGACCCGCAAAAGTGCCAGAGTTGTGGTGGGAAGTGTTGTACTGGCGAGAATGGTTATATCTGGATTGATGAAGATGAAATGAGTAAATTAAGTCGTTATCTTGATCTTGATATCGCAAATTTTAAGAGCATTTTTACTTATCAAGTTGGAGTAAGATTTAGTTTAAAAGAAAAAGAGTATAATGGCGGCTTTGCTTGTGTATTTTTCAATGAAAAAGACCTAAACTGCGGTATCTACGAGTATAGACCAAAGCAATGCAAGACCTTTCCGTTTTGGAACTATTTTAAGAAAAATTATAATGAATTGGAGAAAGAATGTATTGGTGTAAAGCAACTTTAG
- a CDS encoding tetratricopeptide repeat protein: protein MYWCKATLVLALFLSGCSLKQNIDANKVQIYDNIDVNSTLYSDTLEAFYMLDESKNKEALNKFYELYKITKDSAYLKEALKIAFVNRDEKLEEFIKEANKSIKNDFDIYRMEIGYYIYSSQIDEAKQLAKTLLVKEGQNSINHSILGTIYLLDNKPKMALKELKIAYDLDPNEENVLKLADILDNKLDRQNDAIKYLENWIKENECSKPVCFALLNLYSSAGELNLMVELYEKLYNEFKEVKFLQRALEILVYKKDLLAAKILLEKYEFNDMALAEIYAELGEYQNAYNMATKIYNITKNPDYIAKMAIYKYEQYGKEISKFELAIVIKLFEDTMKLTNNPVYLNYYGYLLIDHEIDIKKGLELVKKAYEIDPNSPFIIDSVAWGYYKLGDCKEAKIWMDKVKDDIKFMNTNEALEHKIKIDKCLIKGKK from the coding sequence ATGTATTGGTGTAAAGCAACTTTAGTGCTTGCTCTTTTTTTATCTGGTTGCTCGCTCAAACAAAATATAGATGCGAACAAAGTTCAAATTTATGATAATATAGATGTGAATTCCACGCTTTATTCTGATACTTTAGAGGCATTTTATATGCTTGATGAGAGTAAAAATAAAGAGGCGTTAAATAAATTTTATGAATTATATAAAATAACAAAAGATAGTGCTTATCTCAAAGAAGCCTTAAAAATCGCCTTTGTAAATAGAGATGAAAAGCTAGAAGAATTTATAAAAGAAGCAAATAAATCTATAAAAAATGACTTTGATATCTATAGAATGGAAATAGGATATTATATTTATTCATCTCAAATAGATGAAGCTAAGCAGCTAGCTAAAACTCTTCTAGTCAAAGAGGGACAAAATAGCATAAACCACTCTATTTTAGGCACGATTTATCTGCTTGATAACAAGCCAAAAATGGCTTTAAAAGAGTTGAAAATAGCCTATGATCTAGACCCAAATGAAGAAAATGTGCTAAAACTAGCAGATATTTTGGATAATAAACTAGACAGACAAAATGATGCGATCAAATATCTTGAAAATTGGATCAAAGAAAATGAATGCTCAAAGCCGGTATGCTTTGCACTTTTAAATTTATACTCATCAGCTGGTGAGTTAAATTTGATGGTTGAGCTATATGAAAAACTATATAATGAGTTTAAAGAGGTTAAATTTCTGCAAAGGGCGCTTGAGATTTTGGTATATAAAAAAGATCTTTTAGCAGCTAAAATACTGCTTGAAAAGTATGAATTCAACGACATGGCTTTGGCTGAGATTTATGCCGAGCTTGGCGAGTATCAAAATGCATATAATATGGCTACCAAGATTTATAATATCACTAAAAATCCTGATTATATCGCAAAAATGGCGATTTATAAATACGAGCAATATGGCAAAGAAATAAGCAAATTTGAGCTTGCTATAGTCATAAAACTTTTTGAAGATACTATGAAACTTACAAATAATCCAGTTTATTTAAATTATTATGGATACTTGCTAATCGACCATGAAATCGATATCAAAAAAGGTCTTGAGCTTGTCAAAAAAGCCTATGAAATCGATCCAAACTCGCCTTTTATCATCGACTCAGTTGCTTGGGGATATTATAAGCTTGGAGATTGTAAAGAGGCTAAAATATGGATGGATAAAGTCAAAGATGATATTAAATTTATGAATACAAACGAGGCATTAGAGCATAAAATCAAGATAGACAAATGCCTCATAAAAGGCAAAAAATGA
- the trpC gene encoding indole-3-glycerol phosphate synthase TrpC, whose translation MILDEIISKTKFELEIKKEKLPFRLLEIGLLGAYQPRDVLASLKSKNGELNIIAEVKKASPSKGIIRKDFDPLSIALEYEKAGASAFSVLTEPFYFKGDLEYLGLIRRYTKTPILRKDFIIDNYQIAEARVYGADFVLLIAKALSKDELKSLFEYAKSLSLEVLFEIHDEEDLEKATFAGANIIGINHRNLQTFKMDMSLSDRLIPLIAKDKIIVAESGLSSHEDLIRLNKIGVDAFLIGEHFMRQSSIYEAVKNIKGQI comes from the coding sequence ATGATACTTGATGAGATAATATCTAAAACCAAATTTGAACTTGAAATAAAAAAAGAAAAATTGCCATTTAGGCTCCTTGAAATAGGGCTTTTAGGTGCGTATCAGCCAAGAGACGTGCTAGCTAGCCTTAAAAGCAAAAATGGAGAACTAAATATCATAGCTGAAGTCAAAAAAGCAAGCCCAAGTAAGGGCATTATAAGGAAAGATTTTGATCCACTTAGCATTGCTTTAGAGTATGAAAAAGCTGGAGCGAGCGCCTTTTCAGTGCTTACAGAGCCATTTTATTTTAAGGGCGATTTAGAGTATCTTGGGCTCATTAGAAGATACACAAAAACCCCGATTCTTAGAAAAGATTTCATCATAGATAACTACCAAATTGCTGAGGCTAGAGTTTATGGTGCTGATTTTGTCTTGCTTATAGCAAAAGCCTTGTCAAAAGATGAGCTAAAATCGCTTTTTGAGTATGCAAAAAGCCTTAGTTTGGAGGTTTTGTTTGAGATCCACGATGAAGAAGACTTGGAAAAAGCTACCTTCGCTGGAGCAAATATCATAGGCATAAATCATAGAAATTTGCAAACTTTTAAAATGGATATGAGCCTTTCAGATAGGCTTATTCCACTTATTGCAAAAGACAAAATCATAGTCGCAGAAAGTGGACTTAGCTCACATGAAGACCTCATAAGGCTGAATAAAATCGGCGTTGATGCGTTTTTGATAGGAGAGCATTTTATGAGACAAAGTAGCATTTATGAGGCTGTAAAAAACATAAAAGGTCAAATATGA
- a CDS encoding HIT family protein encodes MKHEFAPWRSEYFSNKTDGCVFCQMQDGNNDENFILFRAQNCFGVMNRYPYTLGEFMVIPYLHTDNIESLDEQIWQEMSHFVRLGVGVLKDKLHANGVNIGMNLGAAAGAGIAEHIHYHLVPRWSRDTNFITTIGYTRIHGVPFYEQYKVLKEAFDEILK; translated from the coding sequence ATGAAACACGAATTTGCCCCATGGAGATCTGAATATTTCAGTAATAAAACTGATGGTTGCGTATTTTGCCAAATGCAAGACGGAAATAATGATGAGAATTTCATACTTTTTAGAGCCCAAAACTGCTTTGGCGTGATGAACCGTTACCCTTACACGCTTGGCGAGTTTATGGTGATTCCATATCTTCACACTGATAATATAGAAAGCTTAGATGAGCAAATTTGGCAAGAAATGAGCCATTTTGTAAGGCTTGGGGTAGGGGTTTTAAAGGACAAACTCCACGCAAATGGCGTAAATATTGGTATGAATCTTGGAGCTGCGGCTGGGGCTGGGATAGCTGAGCATATACATTATCATTTGGTTCCAAGGTGGAGTAGGGATACAAACTTTATAACGACCATAGGCTACACAAGGATTCATGGAGTTCCATTTTATGAGCAATACAAAGTCCTAAAAGAAGCCTTTGATGAGATTTTAAAATGA
- a CDS encoding YaaA family protein, giving the protein MKILFSPSETKIAGGDELKFDKSSLIFPNLYEKRVLALHKFNDFLQNASFDELSKLFGLKKDEEVKYYSNDIFSKPLMKAILRYNGVAYEYLKYRSLDENAQSYIDENTLIFSNLYGSILAKNFIVDYKLKQGENLPDFVFDDFYKQNFSDELDKMLENEDIIDLRAGFYEKFYTIKKPFLTVKFLKNGKVVSHFAKAYRGILLRELAINKVQTIDEFYNLNIKKLKINKIIQKKLRNEIIFDIFE; this is encoded by the coding sequence ATGAAAATTCTCTTTTCACCAAGCGAAACCAAGATTGCTGGAGGAGACGAGCTTAAATTTGATAAAAGCTCACTCATTTTTCCAAATTTATATGAAAAAAGAGTTTTGGCTTTACATAAATTTAATGATTTTTTGCAAAATGCATCTTTTGATGAGCTTTCAAAACTTTTTGGCTTAAAAAAAGATGAAGAGGTCAAATACTACTCTAATGATATCTTCTCAAAACCTCTTATGAAGGCCATTTTGCGTTATAACGGCGTAGCTTATGAATACCTAAAATACAGAAGTTTAGATGAGAACGCACAAAGCTACATAGATGAAAATACACTCATTTTTTCAAATTTATATGGGTCGATTTTGGCAAAAAATTTTATTGTTGATTACAAGCTCAAGCAGGGTGAAAATCTACCAGATTTTGTCTTTGATGACTTTTACAAACAAAACTTTAGTGATGAGCTTGATAAAATGCTTGAAAATGAAGATATAATCGATCTTAGAGCTGGTTTTTATGAAAAATTTTACACTATAAAAAAGCCATTTTTGACTGTGAAATTTTTAAAAAATGGCAAGGTTGTGAGCCATTTCGCAAAAGCATATCGTGGCATATTGCTAAGAGAATTGGCTATAAACAAAGTCCAAACTATTGATGAATTTTATAACTTAAATATAAAAAAATTAAAGATCAATAAAATTATTCAAAAAAAGCTAAGAAATGAAATAATTTTTGATATTTTTGAATAA
- a CDS encoding HU family DNA-binding protein, protein MKKADFIDLVAKKAGLTKKDASVAVNSVVDSICESLCAGKDVSFIGFGSFNVVEKAAREGKIPGSDKTYKTAASKSVKFKVGKNLKDAVAAKSCKSSKCAKK, encoded by the coding sequence ATGAAAAAAGCTGATTTTATTGATTTAGTTGCTAAAAAAGCCGGTCTTACAAAAAAAGATGCGTCAGTCGCTGTAAATAGCGTCGTAGACTCAATCTGCGAATCTTTATGTGCTGGAAAAGATGTCAGTTTCATCGGATTTGGCTCTTTTAATGTTGTTGAAAAAGCAGCCAGAGAGGGCAAAATCCCAGGCAGTGATAAGACATACAAAACAGCCGCTTCAAAGTCTGTCAAATTTAAAGTTGGTAAAAACTTAAAAGACGCAGTTGCAGCAAAGAGTTGCAAATCTTCAAAATGTGCTAAAAAATAA
- a CDS encoding type II toxin-antitoxin system HicB family antitoxin: MQDLEYYLNLPYKIEITKISDSEGGGYCATMPDFKGVALFYGDGETKKKALDKLDLAFRLMLETLIKDKSYIPLPASSDTKVRINITLPKSLIESIDKITKNRSQFLAESANLRLSSL, encoded by the coding sequence ATGCAAGATTTAGAATATTATTTAAATTTGCCATATAAAATAGAAATTACAAAAATATCAGACAGTGAAGGCGGTGGGTATTGTGCTACAATGCCAGATTTTAAGGGCGTAGCGTTATTTTATGGTGATGGCGAAACTAAAAAGAAAGCTTTAGATAAGCTTGATTTAGCTTTTAGGCTTATGCTTGAAACTTTGATTAAAGATAAGAGTTATATTCCACTTCCTGCTAGTTCGGATACAAAAGTAAGAATAAACATAACCTTACCTAAAAGCCTAATAGAATCTATAGACAAAATCACAAAAAACAGATCGCAGTTTTTGGCTGAAAGTGCAAATTTAAGGCTTAGTAGCCTTTGA
- a CDS encoding type II toxin-antitoxin system HicA family toxin, whose protein sequence is MLKNNGVELRDIKGSHHQFSNGKLLITLPYHKPMKIFYVKLVLNAIKG, encoded by the coding sequence GTGTTAAAAAATAATGGGGTTGAGCTAAGAGATATCAAAGGCTCACATCATCAATTTAGCAATGGTAAATTATTAATAACATTGCCATATCATAAGCCTATGAAAATATTTTATGTAAAACTAGTATTAAACGCTATAAAAGGATAA